A window of Fibrobacter sp. UWB11 contains these coding sequences:
- a CDS encoding nitrogenase component 1, producing the protein MSEALKTKKKSNSISDPRYSCAVGASNTVVGIKGAVPIANCSPGCQLKQTAFLTFENGFQGSIFAGAGNMPSANSTENDIVFGGIKTLDQLIKSTLKVFDGDLYVVLTGCVGGLIGDDVPSLVNEYRDLGYPIVAVDTAGFKGNNLFGHEEVVNAIVDQFVGDYKGERKKGLVNLWFEVPYYNQNWRGDYQELARILRGAGFEVNVLFGPENNGVKDWLRIPEAQFNLVVSPWVGVRNAEHLEKKYGQPFLHIPEIPIGAEATAAFIRKVVDFAGIDKEQSEKFIEQENGIYYYYLEHFSEFFAEYWYGMPSEFAITADSAYTLAYTKFLADQIGLIPRKAIITDDPPQKFRKGIEDAFHNISEGVDVEVEFEEDGYLIEKAIKEVDFSSGKPLILASSWEINLANDKGALFFEITPPSSETLIINRSFVGYKGALNLLEKIYSASVGGK; encoded by the coding sequence ATGTCAGAAGCACTTAAAACAAAGAAAAAAAGCAATTCTATTTCGGACCCCCGCTATTCTTGTGCAGTCGGTGCGTCCAATACGGTTGTCGGCATCAAGGGTGCAGTTCCTATAGCCAACTGCTCTCCGGGTTGCCAGCTTAAGCAAACCGCATTCCTCACTTTTGAAAACGGCTTCCAGGGCAGCATTTTCGCTGGTGCTGGTAACATGCCGAGCGCAAACTCCACCGAAAACGATATCGTGTTTGGCGGCATCAAGACTTTGGATCAGTTAATCAAATCGACACTCAAAGTTTTCGATGGCGACCTTTATGTTGTTCTCACGGGTTGCGTGGGCGGCCTCATTGGTGATGACGTCCCCAGCTTGGTGAATGAATATCGCGATTTGGGTTACCCGATTGTGGCTGTGGATACCGCAGGCTTTAAGGGCAATAACCTTTTCGGTCACGAAGAAGTGGTAAACGCCATTGTCGATCAGTTTGTGGGCGATTACAAGGGCGAACGCAAGAAGGGCCTTGTCAACCTTTGGTTTGAAGTTCCGTATTACAACCAGAACTGGCGCGGAGATTATCAGGAACTTGCCCGTATTCTCCGTGGCGCTGGCTTTGAAGTGAATGTGCTCTTTGGACCTGAAAATAACGGTGTCAAGGACTGGTTGCGCATTCCAGAAGCCCAGTTCAACTTGGTGGTTTCTCCGTGGGTCGGCGTGAGAAATGCTGAACACCTTGAGAAAAAATATGGTCAGCCGTTCCTCCATATTCCTGAAATTCCAATCGGTGCCGAAGCAACTGCTGCATTTATCCGCAAAGTTGTTGATTTTGCCGGAATCGATAAGGAACAGAGCGAAAAGTTCATTGAACAAGAAAATGGTATTTATTACTACTATTTGGAACACTTCTCTGAATTCTTTGCTGAATACTGGTATGGTATGCCGAGTGAATTTGCGATTACCGCTGATTCCGCTTACACGCTTGCTTACACCAAGTTCCTTGCTGACCAAATCGGCCTTATTCCGCGCAAGGCGATTATCACGGACGATCCTCCGCAGAAATTCCGCAAGGGAATTGAAGATGCTTTCCATAATATCAGCGAAGGTGTCGATGTTGAAGTGGAATTCGAAGAAGATGGCTACTTGATTGAAAAGGCAATCAAGGAAGTTGATTTCTCTTCTGGAAAGCCGTTGATTCTTGCTTCTTCTTGGGAAATCAATCTTGCCAATGATAAGGGCGCTTTGTTCTTTGAAATTACACCTCCGTCCAGCGAAACTTTGATTATCAATCGTAGTTTCGTCGGTTATAAGGGTGCGCTTAATTTGCTTGAAAAAATTTATAGCGCATCCGTTGGCGGAAAGTAA
- a CDS encoding ThiF family adenylyltransferase codes for MSLSSSIFNRTSLLLGDDVMESIYKKRVIIFGLGGVGSWCAESLIRSGIQELVLVDSDRVCITNVNRQLMATPKTVGQVKVEVLKNRLLEINPHAKIIALQDIYEEANTEKFQLDTFDYIIDAIDSLENKMQLLWHASKTKATVFSSMGAALKMDPTRIKVAEFWKVSGCPLGRALRDKFKRKKLFPKKKIMCVYSDELLKNRGKSSSCGTDACMCPKVRHERSEAELQNENLINHEWCSTKAQINGTMAHATAIFGFTIAGLVMQDIYQKATLQQ; via the coding sequence ATGTCCCTTAGCTCTAGCATTTTCAACCGTACATCGCTCCTGCTCGGCGACGATGTCATGGAAAGCATCTATAAAAAGCGAGTCATCATTTTTGGACTCGGCGGTGTCGGTAGCTGGTGTGCCGAAAGCTTAATCCGTTCAGGAATACAGGAACTCGTTCTCGTCGATTCCGATCGCGTTTGTATAACCAACGTAAATCGCCAACTGATGGCAACTCCCAAAACCGTTGGCCAAGTCAAAGTCGAAGTTCTCAAGAATCGTTTGCTCGAAATCAATCCGCACGCAAAAATCATTGCACTGCAAGACATCTACGAAGAAGCGAATACGGAAAAATTCCAGCTAGACACATTCGACTACATTATCGATGCTATCGATAGTCTCGAGAACAAGATGCAATTGCTGTGGCACGCGTCTAAAACAAAAGCTACCGTATTTTCCTCAATGGGCGCCGCCCTCAAAATGGATCCCACGCGAATCAAGGTCGCAGAATTCTGGAAAGTTTCTGGATGTCCCCTCGGCCGTGCACTCCGCGACAAGTTCAAGCGCAAAAAACTTTTCCCCAAGAAAAAAATCATGTGCGTCTATAGCGATGAGCTCTTGAAAAACCGAGGGAAAAGTTCCTCTTGCGGAACAGACGCTTGCATGTGTCCCAAAGTTCGTCACGAGCGCAGCGAAGCAGAACTTCAAAACGAGAATTTGATCAATCATGAATGGTGCAGTACAAAAGCACAAATCAACGGCACCATGGCACACGCCACCGCGATTTTCGGATTCACTATTGCGGGCCTCGTGATGCAAGACATTTATCAAAAAGCAACATTGCAGCAATAA
- the nifH gene encoding nitrogenase iron protein: protein MAKRLRQIAIYGKGGIGKSTTTQNLTAGLVEQGKHVLVVGCDPKADSTRLLLGGLHQKTVLDTIRDNKTEIQLSDLEKVGFKGVRCVESGGPEPGVGCAGRGIITSISMLEQLGAYTEDLDYVFYDVLGDVVCGGFAMPIREGKAKEIYIVASGEMMALYAANNICKGIAKYAERGEVRLGGIICNSRNVDNELDLLRAFTKELNTQLIQYVPRNNIVQQAEIRKKTVIDFEPNCSQANVYRELAKNIDENELFTIPTPMTQDRLEQILIDYGMMEKDYSI from the coding sequence ATGGCAAAACGTTTACGTCAAATCGCTATTTATGGTAAAGGCGGCATCGGCAAATCTACTACGACACAGAACTTGACCGCAGGGCTTGTAGAACAAGGTAAACATGTTCTCGTTGTCGGTTGCGACCCCAAGGCGGACTCTACGCGACTCCTGCTCGGTGGCCTCCATCAGAAAACCGTGCTTGACACCATTCGCGATAATAAGACCGAAATTCAACTCTCTGACCTTGAAAAGGTCGGCTTCAAGGGCGTGCGCTGCGTGGAATCCGGTGGCCCGGAACCGGGCGTAGGTTGCGCAGGCCGCGGCATTATCACTTCCATCAGCATGCTCGAACAGCTCGGCGCATACACTGAAGATCTCGACTACGTCTTCTATGACGTGCTCGGTGACGTTGTGTGCGGTGGCTTCGCTATGCCGATTCGTGAAGGCAAGGCCAAGGAAATCTACATCGTGGCTTCTGGCGAAATGATGGCCCTCTACGCTGCAAACAACATCTGTAAGGGTATCGCGAAGTACGCTGAACGCGGTGAAGTTCGCCTCGGCGGTATCATCTGCAACAGCCGTAACGTCGATAACGAACTTGATTTGCTCCGCGCATTCACCAAGGAACTCAACACGCAGCTCATTCAGTATGTGCCGCGCAACAACATCGTGCAGCAGGCAGAAATCCGCAAGAAGACCGTGATCGATTTCGAACCGAATTGCAGCCAGGCCAATGTGTACCGCGAACTCGCGAAGAACATCGACGAAAATGAACTCTTTACCATCCCGACTCCGATGACGCAGGACCGCTTGGAACAAATTCTCATCGACTACGGCATGATGGAAAAGGACTACTCCATTTAG
- a CDS encoding MalY/PatB family protein, with translation MSEDIERNLDFDTVIERRHTNSIKYDFAVEQRVVKPGEDPYSLLPLWVADMDFKTSSFIQDELIRVAEYGIFGYSEPKDDYYETVKNFYRRRHNYNIEDRKWIIKVPGVMFALGMAIKAFSNEGDSILIQQPVYMHFADVIINNNRKVESNNLVYGEDGRYHIDFVDFEKRIIENNIKLFLLCSPHNPVCRVWTREELTRLGEICLKHNVIVVSDEIHSDFVFEGTHTVFGSISEDLADNSIIVTAPTKTFNLAGIQIAHAFIKNPLIRRAFRKQIFASGYSQVSIQGIVSAQAAYSKGEVWLDALLKYIKGNIDFTNKFIKENLKGVKLVPMEATYLAWIDFNGTGLSPDKIQDRIRNKARLWLNNGILFGNTGEGFQRLNLACPRSTLAEALNRLKVAFNS, from the coding sequence ATGTCAGAAGATATTGAACGAAATTTAGACTTTGATACCGTTATCGAGCGTCGCCACACGAATTCCATCAAATACGACTTCGCGGTGGAGCAACGTGTAGTAAAGCCGGGTGAAGATCCTTATAGTCTTCTCCCGCTTTGGGTCGCTGACATGGATTTCAAAACTTCTTCGTTTATTCAAGACGAGTTGATTCGAGTTGCCGAATATGGGATTTTCGGTTATAGCGAGCCGAAAGACGATTACTACGAAACCGTCAAAAACTTTTATCGCCGCCGCCACAATTATAACATCGAAGACCGCAAATGGATTATTAAGGTTCCTGGAGTGATGTTTGCGCTCGGTATGGCCATCAAAGCATTTTCGAATGAAGGCGATTCCATACTCATCCAGCAGCCGGTCTACATGCACTTTGCCGATGTCATCATCAATAACAATCGCAAAGTCGAGAGCAATAATCTTGTCTATGGCGAAGATGGTCGCTATCACATCGACTTTGTGGATTTCGAAAAGAGAATCATCGAAAACAACATCAAACTCTTTTTACTTTGCAGCCCGCACAATCCCGTTTGCCGCGTCTGGACCCGCGAAGAGCTTACACGCCTCGGAGAAATTTGCCTCAAGCACAATGTCATTGTCGTAAGCGATGAAATCCATAGCGATTTCGTCTTTGAAGGAACGCATACCGTATTTGGTTCGATAAGCGAAGACCTTGCGGACAATTCCATCATCGTCACCGCCCCGACAAAAACATTCAATTTGGCAGGCATCCAAATCGCACACGCCTTCATAAAAAATCCATTGATTCGCCGTGCATTCCGCAAGCAAATTTTTGCCTCCGGCTACAGTCAAGTCAGCATCCAAGGAATCGTCTCAGCACAGGCCGCCTACAGCAAAGGCGAAGTTTGGCTCGATGCGCTCCTCAAATACATCAAAGGAAATATCGATTTCACAAACAAATTCATTAAAGAAAATTTAAAGGGAGTCAAGCTCGTACCGATGGAAGCAACCTACCTCGCATGGATTGACTTCAACGGGACAGGGCTTTCACCAGACAAGATCCAAGATCGCATCCGAAACAAGGCTCGACTGTGGCTCAACAACGGGATTCTTTTCGGGAATACCGGAGAAGGGTTCCAACGGCTGAACCTAGCTTGTCCACGAAGTACCTTGGCCGAGGCTCTCAATAGGCTAAAAGTTGCGTTCAATTCATAG
- a CDS encoding LysR family transcriptional regulator, translated as MTLQQLRYAIGISKVGSFNKAAESLFISQPSLTTAIHDLEDEIGITIFNRTSRGVTLTPEGEEFIARANELYNHYTSVLERYSKEEQKKKRFAVSTQHYSFAVKSFVNMVKKFNIDDYEFALRETKTKEVIDDVTSLRSEIGIIYLSDFNRKYITYLLREHDLVFQKLIDCNAYAYMWKNNPLAKKPYVNLEDLSEYPCLSFEQGESGNYYFAEEILSTNEYHRTIKANDRATMLNLMVGLNGYTLCSGIISEEINGSDYVAVPFKDAKGENDRKMEIGYITKKNFMLSTICRIYIREMEEYLSAYTSEHRSEQ; from the coding sequence ATGACATTACAACAATTACGCTACGCCATCGGAATCTCTAAAGTCGGTTCCTTCAACAAGGCTGCCGAGTCTTTATTCATTTCCCAGCCTTCATTGACGACGGCCATCCACGATCTCGAAGATGAAATCGGCATCACGATTTTCAACCGCACGAGTCGCGGTGTCACGCTCACGCCCGAAGGCGAAGAATTCATTGCCCGCGCAAACGAGCTTTACAACCACTACACTTCCGTTCTCGAACGCTACAGCAAGGAAGAACAGAAGAAGAAGCGTTTCGCTGTTTCGACGCAGCACTACTCCTTCGCCGTCAAATCCTTCGTGAACATGGTGAAGAAATTCAACATCGATGACTACGAATTCGCCCTCCGCGAAACAAAGACGAAAGAAGTCATTGACGATGTGACAAGCCTTCGCAGCGAAATCGGCATCATCTACTTGAGCGACTTTAACCGCAAGTACATCACTTACCTGCTGAGAGAACACGACCTCGTTTTCCAGAAATTGATTGATTGCAATGCTTACGCCTACATGTGGAAGAACAACCCGCTCGCGAAAAAGCCCTACGTCAACCTCGAAGACCTTTCGGAATACCCGTGCCTTTCTTTTGAACAGGGCGAAAGCGGCAACTACTACTTCGCTGAAGAAATTCTAAGTACAAACGAATATCACAGAACCATCAAGGCAAATGACCGCGCCACCATGCTGAACTTGATGGTGGGCCTCAACGGCTACACGCTCTGCTCCGGTATCATTAGCGAAGAAATCAACGGTTCCGATTATGTGGCCGTGCCGTTCAAGGATGCCAAAGGCGAAAACGACCGCAAGATGGAAATCGGCTACATCACCAAGAAGAACTTCATGCTCAGCACGATTTGCCGCATTTACATCCGCGAGATGGAAGAATACCTAAGCGCTTACACTTCTGAACATCGTTCGGAACAGTAG
- a CDS encoding ABC transporter substrate-binding protein → MTQNKLYIRIATAILFVLACVSSSIAADKLSIGYLSSTGQGKFFIAKDAGIFKKNGLDVELVEFSNSGDGIAAVRAGKLDAGAFGSLAPLIHVSQGADIRVIGGLMGGDQAVITRKENAGSVKKLSDLKGKKIATIRLGTADAIVRGGLKKEGIDWRKDVTIVELKNPPAVIEAVKNGSVYAGVTWGPHDLRAEEAGLSVVLRSKDINPGHICCRLIASLRKLEGRDDIYKRLVKSLIEAEELVANDHKKSVEIIAKWIKLDTALVNKAFYSGYVTQDTDPNVKGVEFFWDFLKDAEFIKSDRKVSEYVLTDYYRKALAELRKQQPKSEFYANAEKIFKSRN, encoded by the coding sequence ATGACTCAGAATAAATTATACATCCGAATTGCAACAGCAATCCTCTTTGTTCTCGCCTGCGTATCATCTTCAATTGCCGCAGACAAGCTTTCCATTGGCTACCTCTCTTCTACGGGCCAGGGCAAATTCTTCATCGCAAAAGATGCGGGCATTTTCAAGAAGAACGGCCTTGACGTAGAATTGGTGGAATTCTCGAATTCTGGCGATGGCATTGCTGCCGTTCGTGCCGGAAAGCTCGATGCAGGTGCTTTTGGCTCACTCGCTCCGCTGATCCACGTTTCGCAGGGTGCTGATATTCGCGTTATTGGCGGCCTCATGGGTGGCGACCAGGCTGTGATTACCCGCAAGGAAAATGCAGGCTCCGTCAAAAAACTGAGCGATCTCAAGGGAAAGAAAATCGCTACAATCCGTTTGGGAACAGCGGATGCCATTGTTCGCGGAGGCCTCAAAAAAGAAGGTATTGACTGGCGTAAGGATGTTACTATTGTAGAACTCAAAAATCCGCCTGCAGTTATCGAAGCGGTAAAGAACGGCAGTGTGTATGCCGGCGTGACCTGGGGCCCGCACGACCTCCGTGCCGAAGAAGCGGGTCTCTCTGTGGTGCTCCGCAGCAAGGACATCAATCCGGGACATATTTGCTGCCGCCTCATTGCATCGCTACGCAAACTTGAAGGCCGTGACGACATTTACAAGCGCTTGGTCAAGTCGCTGATTGAAGCCGAAGAACTTGTCGCAAACGATCACAAGAAGAGCGTAGAAATTATTGCTAAGTGGATTAAGCTTGATACGGCTCTCGTCAACAAGGCTTTCTACAGCGGTTACGTGACGCAGGATACCGACCCGAACGTAAAGGGGGTCGAATTCTTCTGGGATTTCTTGAAAGATGCTGAATTCATCAAGTCCGACAGGAAAGTCTCTGAATACGTGCTCACTGACTACTATCGCAAAGCGCTTGCCGAACTCCGCAAGCAACAGCCCAAATCTGAATTCTATGCCAACGCCGAAAAAATATTCAAGTCTAGAAACTAA
- the pdxS gene encoding pyridoxal 5'-phosphate synthase lyase subunit PdxS produces MPEQNRYELNKNLAQMLKGGVIMDVTTPEQAKIAEAAGAAAVMALERIPADIRAAGGVSRMSDPKMIKGIQDAVSIPVMAKCRIGHFAEAQILQAIEIDYIDESEVLSPADDVFHINKREFNVPFVCGAKDLGEALRRIEEGASMIRTKGEPGTGDIVQAVRHMRLMNQEIARISNLREDELFNRAKELQVSYDLVRYVHDHKKLPVVNFAAGGVATPADAALMMQLGAEGVFVGSGIFKSGNPAKRAAAIVQAVTNYTDAKLIAKLSEDLGEAMVGINEQEIALLMAERGK; encoded by the coding sequence ATGCCAGAACAGAACCGTTACGAACTCAATAAGAATCTTGCCCAAATGCTTAAGGGCGGTGTCATCATGGATGTAACCACGCCGGAACAGGCCAAAATCGCAGAAGCTGCAGGCGCTGCCGCCGTAATGGCATTAGAGCGCATTCCCGCCGATATTCGCGCCGCTGGCGGTGTATCAAGAATGAGCGATCCAAAAATGATCAAGGGTATTCAGGACGCCGTTTCCATCCCTGTGATGGCCAAATGCCGCATCGGGCACTTTGCAGAAGCACAGATTTTACAGGCCATCGAAATCGACTACATTGACGAAAGCGAAGTGCTTTCTCCAGCCGATGATGTTTTTCACATCAACAAGCGAGAATTCAATGTTCCCTTCGTGTGCGGCGCAAAAGATTTGGGCGAAGCATTACGCCGAATCGAAGAGGGTGCGTCCATGATTCGTACCAAGGGAGAGCCGGGCACGGGCGACATCGTCCAAGCTGTACGACACATGCGTCTGATGAATCAGGAAATCGCCCGCATTTCCAACTTGCGCGAAGACGAACTTTTCAACAGGGCTAAAGAACTTCAAGTGTCGTACGACCTGGTGCGCTATGTTCACGACCACAAGAAACTTCCGGTCGTGAACTTTGCGGCTGGGGGTGTTGCCACTCCCGCCGATGCTGCCCTCATGATGCAACTTGGCGCAGAAGGCGTATTCGTGGGATCCGGCATTTTCAAGTCGGGCAATCCCGCAAAGCGTGCCGCCGCAATTGTTCAAGCCGTTACGAACTACACCGATGCAAAACTTATCGCCAAACTTTCCGAAGACCTGGGCGAAGCCATGGTCGGTATCAACGAACAAGAAATCGCATTGCTTATGGCAGAAAGGGGGAAATAA
- the pdxT gene encoding pyridoxal 5'-phosphate synthase glutaminase subunit PdxT yields the protein MSNAKPQIGVLAVQGAFIEHERILESLGVEVFEIRQLRDLDRHLDGLVLPGGESTVQGKLLRDLGLFEPLRQKIVNGLPVLATCAGAILLAEHIAGENKAHFATLPAVIRRNAYGRQLGSFFTENEVAHIGKVPQTFIRAPFFESVGNDVEVLSRTASINTDANATSATKQIVAVKYKNQIALSFHPELNSNTSIHQYFLNLVK from the coding sequence ATGTCCAACGCAAAACCGCAGATAGGCGTGCTTGCGGTGCAGGGTGCGTTCATCGAACATGAACGCATTCTTGAATCGCTTGGCGTCGAAGTCTTTGAAATTAGGCAATTGCGTGATCTCGACCGTCATTTAGACGGTCTTGTACTCCCCGGAGGTGAAAGCACCGTACAAGGCAAGCTCCTTCGCGACTTGGGGCTATTCGAACCATTGCGTCAAAAAATTGTAAACGGGCTTCCCGTGCTTGCGACATGCGCAGGGGCAATTCTCCTTGCCGAACACATCGCGGGCGAAAACAAGGCTCACTTCGCAACGCTTCCGGCAGTCATCCGTCGCAATGCTTACGGACGGCAGCTCGGCAGTTTCTTTACAGAAAACGAAGTCGCGCACATCGGAAAAGTTCCGCAAACTTTTATTCGCGCACCATTCTTCGAATCTGTTGGGAACGACGTCGAAGTTCTTTCGCGAACCGCGAGCATAAACACTGACGCAAACGCCACAAGCGCCACAAAGCAAATCGTCGCCGTAAAATACAAGAATCAAATTGCACTGTCGTTCCATCCAGAACTCAATAGCAATACAAGCATTCACCAGTACTTTTTGAATCTTGTAAAGTAG
- a CDS encoding nitrogenase component 1 — translation MASTNINLNMTSVENREYRLGTIIGWDGKASDLIKESAYDERSAKKHGGCAGKGGGCKLCELASPLNQETMCSNAIVQCQVGNLTDCALIDHSPIGCSGENSKFNLSMHVGLKRRGKPLQNTLNISTNLKEQDMVFGASEKLRQTIRDAKERFNPKAIFIGMACATAIIGEDIDSVAEEMEPEVGVPIIPLHCEGFRSKHWSTGFDIAFHGVLRQIVNRHPTKKQNDLLNIVALWGTDYFSEMLAPLGLRVNYLLDTASFDEIRQASEAVATATFCDTLGGYMATALEESFGVPQIDAPQPYGIKGTDEWLRAIAKVVGKEKEAEEYIESEHKRIAPKLAELREFFKGKNGIVMTGSAYAHGLISVLSELGIGHDAALVFHHDPIYDGAGKHQDTLKELVETYGDIPHYTVSKTRAFQLPQLLKRAKTDFLLIRHPGLASVAGHLGFPTLTMGDEHIPVGYQGILRIGEMLKGVLSRTKFNQVLKRNVKLPYSDWWLAQDDPFYLTHHPETLNDLPEPRNLKFSKDKESNSENA, via the coding sequence ATGGCATCAACTAACATTAATTTAAATATGACCTCGGTCGAGAACCGCGAATATCGACTGGGTACCATTATCGGTTGGGACGGCAAAGCCAGCGACTTGATCAAGGAATCTGCCTACGACGAACGCAGTGCGAAAAAGCACGGTGGCTGTGCGGGCAAGGGTGGCGGCTGTAAGCTTTGCGAACTCGCTTCTCCGCTGAACCAAGAAACCATGTGCTCCAATGCAATTGTTCAGTGCCAGGTGGGCAACCTCACGGACTGCGCTTTGATTGACCATTCCCCGATCGGCTGCAGCGGCGAAAACTCCAAATTCAACCTTTCTATGCATGTGGGCCTTAAGCGTCGTGGCAAGCCTTTGCAGAATACTTTGAACATCAGCACCAACCTGAAAGAACAGGACATGGTGTTCGGTGCTTCTGAAAAGCTTCGTCAAACGATTCGTGATGCAAAGGAACGTTTCAATCCCAAGGCTATTTTCATTGGCATGGCTTGCGCTACCGCTATTATCGGTGAAGACATTGACTCCGTCGCCGAAGAAATGGAACCGGAAGTTGGCGTGCCTATAATTCCGCTGCACTGCGAAGGTTTCCGTTCCAAGCATTGGTCAACCGGCTTCGACATTGCATTCCATGGCGTTCTCCGTCAAATCGTGAATCGCCATCCGACTAAAAAGCAAAATGACTTGCTCAATATTGTTGCGCTTTGGGGAACGGACTATTTCTCTGAAATGCTTGCTCCGCTTGGCCTCCGCGTCAACTACCTCTTGGATACTGCATCTTTCGATGAAATCCGCCAGGCTTCTGAAGCTGTCGCGACTGCTACCTTCTGCGATACTTTGGGTGGCTACATGGCCACCGCACTTGAAGAATCCTTCGGCGTTCCGCAAATCGATGCTCCGCAACCGTATGGCATTAAGGGCACTGACGAATGGCTCCGCGCTATTGCAAAAGTTGTTGGCAAAGAAAAAGAAGCTGAAGAATATATCGAAAGTGAACATAAGCGTATTGCTCCGAAGCTCGCTGAACTTCGCGAATTTTTCAAGGGCAAGAACGGCATCGTGATGACGGGTTCTGCTTATGCTCACGGCCTTATCAGTGTTCTTTCGGAACTTGGAATTGGCCATGATGCAGCTCTCGTTTTCCACCATGACCCCATTTACGATGGCGCTGGAAAGCATCAAGACACCTTGAAGGAACTTGTGGAAACTTACGGCGACATTCCGCACTATACTGTAAGTAAGACTCGTGCCTTCCAGCTTCCGCAACTTTTGAAGCGTGCCAAGACGGACTTCTTGCTCATTCGCCATCCGGGCCTTGCCTCTGTTGCGGGCCACCTTGGATTCCCGACCCTCACCATGGGTGACGAACATATTCCAGTGGGCTATCAAGGTATTCTCCGCATTGGTGAAATGCTCAAGGGCGTTCTTTCACGTACAAAGTTTAATCAGGTTCTCAAGCGTAATGTGAAGCTCCCGTATTCTGATTGGTGGCTTGCTCAGGACGATCCGTTCTACCTGACGCATCACCCGGAAACACTCAATGACCTTCCTGAACCGAGAAATCTCAAGTTCAGCAAAGATAAAGAATCTAATTCAGAAAACGCATAA
- a CDS encoding PLP-dependent aminotransferase family protein, producing the protein MFTYDMSKAGSNSLYHYLYQCIKKDIVSGKILADEQIPSKRSLAQNLGVSVVTIENAYAQLLAEGFIYSLPKKGFFVVDINAKATSQVQTRQKSYRSRRLRADFHEESEHTNPKYIADFASNGADIEAFPFSTWAKITREVLCERQKDLLQVSPGVGTLELRRAIVRMLREFRNIQVTPEQIVIGAGTDYLYGLLVQLLGFDKCYAVEDPGWSKISKIYSQYGVKVNHVPVEGDNFVDALKKSNADIVHISPAHHFPTGKVMPVGERYRLLSWAAESPKRYIVEDDYDSEFRMTGKPIPALQNIDVTEKVVYLNTFSKTMTSAIRLSYMVLPPHLAEKFHNELSFYSCTVSTLDQYVMAKFIDLGYYETHINRMRNLYRSKRDALLTAIDKSKLSKVAHVYEEDAGLHFILEMNTNCSDAEFGKRLRQKGVNVKALSEYYFEATPSEHKFVINYSSVERNKMKKAVQIIADLFQV; encoded by the coding sequence ATGTTTACTTACGATATGTCCAAGGCAGGTTCCAATAGCCTTTATCATTATCTTTACCAATGCATCAAAAAAGATATCGTAAGCGGGAAAATTTTAGCAGATGAACAGATTCCATCTAAAAGAAGTCTTGCGCAAAATCTCGGCGTTAGCGTGGTGACCATTGAAAATGCTTACGCACAACTTTTGGCCGAAGGCTTTATTTATTCTCTTCCGAAAAAGGGATTCTTTGTCGTTGATATAAATGCGAAAGCAACATCACAAGTCCAGACTCGTCAAAAATCGTATCGCTCTCGCAGGCTTCGGGCTGATTTTCACGAAGAATCTGAGCATACCAACCCAAAGTACATTGCCGATTTTGCAAGCAATGGCGCGGATATCGAGGCTTTCCCTTTTTCGACCTGGGCTAAGATTACCCGAGAAGTTCTTTGCGAAAGGCAAAAGGACTTGTTGCAAGTCTCTCCTGGCGTTGGCACATTAGAGCTTCGCCGCGCTATTGTGCGCATGCTCCGTGAATTCAGGAATATTCAGGTGACGCCTGAACAAATTGTTATCGGGGCGGGAACGGATTATCTCTATGGCTTGCTTGTTCAGCTGTTGGGATTTGACAAGTGCTATGCTGTCGAAGATCCTGGCTGGAGCAAGATTTCAAAAATCTACAGTCAATATGGTGTCAAGGTGAACCATGTCCCTGTTGAAGGCGACAACTTTGTAGATGCATTAAAGAAATCAAATGCCGATATCGTGCATATTTCTCCGGCGCATCATTTTCCAACCGGGAAGGTGATGCCTGTTGGTGAGCGTTATCGTTTGCTCAGCTGGGCGGCAGAATCGCCCAAGCGCTACATTGTCGAAGATGACTACGATAGCGAATTTCGCATGACCGGAAAACCGATTCCCGCATTGCAAAATATTGATGTAACTGAAAAGGTTGTGTACTTGAATACATTCTCCAAGACGATGACATCTGCCATTAGGCTCAGTTATATGGTTCTCCCTCCGCACCTTGCCGAAAAATTTCACAACGAACTTTCGTTTTATTCTTGTACCGTATCGACTCTTGACCAATATGTGATGGCGAAGTTTATTGACCTCGGGTATTACGAAACGCATATCAACCGTATGCGCAATTTGTACAGAAGTAAACGAGACGCATTGCTTACGGCGATTGATAAAAGTAAGCTTTCAAAAGTAGCGCATGTTTACGAAGAAGATGCTGGCTTGCATTTTATTCTTGAGATGAATACCAATTGTTCTGATGCAGAATTCGGCAAACGCTTGCGTCAAAAGGGCGTCAATGTTAAGGCTCTTTCGGAATATTATTTTGAGGCCACTCCATCGGAACACAAGTTTGTTATCAACTATTCTTCTGTTGAAAGAAATAAGATGAAAAAAGCAGTGCAAATCATTGCCGACCTTTTTCAAGTTTAA